Proteins from a genomic interval of Lactococcus protaetiae:
- the glgD gene encoding glucose-1-phosphate adenylyltransferase subunit GlgD, protein MNNSNKMCALLSNVSSSQALRPLTDVRPIATLPFDCKYRLIDFPLSSLSNAHVDNVFMTFNEGETQSVFDHLGSGSEWGLDGFNSRYFVYIQQDFDRLKEQGKAYFAQHLNFLKKSKAPYTVLLGSKFICNVDLNAVLKIHKLAGKEITTVYKKVSPTLAAEYDTILRFDEEGKMSNCYMNQLENPQEKEALCLNLFIVNTDWLIDFIQEMQNAGEIASIAHLLRARMKDYDVNSYEYTGYMSNITDIKSFYDANMVMLEPQNFTSLLYSSQPVHTKIKNEVPTYFSKDSNVVNSQLGSGCIIEGEVKDSLISRGSKVLKGAQVESALIFTSSKVKNDAVVKYAIIDKNAVIENGVQIIGTAEKPVVIPKGSVVTEDVIEL, encoded by the coding sequence ATGAACAATAGTAACAAAATGTGTGCGCTGTTATCTAACGTATCATCAAGTCAAGCGCTACGCCCATTAACAGATGTACGTCCTATTGCAACTTTGCCCTTTGATTGTAAATATCGTTTGATTGACTTCCCACTTTCTTCATTGTCAAATGCCCATGTGGATAATGTGTTTATGACGTTCAATGAAGGAGAAACACAATCCGTTTTTGACCATCTTGGTTCTGGATCTGAATGGGGACTTGATGGGTTTAATAGTCGTTATTTTGTCTACATTCAACAGGACTTTGACCGTCTAAAAGAGCAAGGTAAGGCTTATTTTGCACAACATCTTAACTTTTTGAAGAAGTCTAAAGCCCCTTATACAGTACTTTTGGGAAGTAAATTTATTTGCAATGTTGATTTGAATGCTGTTCTCAAAATTCATAAACTTGCAGGTAAGGAAATCACAACTGTTTATAAAAAAGTTTCTCCGACTTTAGCGGCTGAATATGATACGATTCTCCGATTTGATGAAGAAGGGAAAATGAGTAATTGTTACATGAATCAGTTGGAAAATCCGCAAGAAAAGGAAGCGCTCTGTCTCAACCTTTTCATTGTAAATACGGACTGGTTGATTGATTTTATCCAAGAAATGCAAAATGCGGGTGAGATTGCTTCTATTGCTCATTTGCTTAGAGCTCGTATGAAGGACTACGATGTGAATAGTTATGAATATACAGGTTATATGAGTAACATTACAGATATAAAATCTTTTTACGATGCAAATATGGTGATGTTAGAACCCCAAAACTTCACATCACTGTTGTATAGCAGCCAACCTGTTCATACAAAGATTAAAAATGAAGTACCGACTTATTTTTCAAAAGATAGTAATGTCGTTAATAGTCAGCTTGGCTCAGGGTGTATCATTGAAGGAGAAGTCAAGGATTCTTTGATTTCGCGTGGTTCAAAGGTTCTCAAAGGCGCACAAGTTGAGTCAGCACTGATTTTCACAAGTAGTAAAGTTAAAAATGATGCTGTCGTGAAATATGCAATCATTGATAAAAATGCTGTCATTGAAAATGGAGTACAAATCATTGGTACTGCTGAAAAACCAGTAGTGATTCCTAAGGGTTCAGTAGTGACAGAAGACGTTATTGAGCTGTAA
- a CDS encoding glycogen/starch/alpha-glucan phosphorylase has translation MKLSKKQFKQDFEERLTSKFATDITKAGSQEKYAALASVVKHYYTKIWADDNEYKDETGKKQAYYFSIEFLPGKMLKSNLLNLGILNTVREALAELGINLDEVAESEPDMAIGNGGLGRLASCFMDSLASTGLPANGNGIRYRYGLFKQKIIDGYQVELPDSWLNNGNPWEVRRADKAVEVRFGGEVWLEDDGKGNLLPHYKNQERVLAVPYDTPMVGFENTTVNNMCLWRSEVPQDLDPKFQNLEYMRQTSMLSAELYPDDSNYDGRLLRLKQEYFFVSAGLQRIMRHYKSTHKKDVRNIADYIAVHINDTHPALCVPEFMRILVDEYGVGWNRAWDTTVKVMSYTNHTILSEALEKWPEDMVKHLLPRIYQIIVEIDRRRTAELLPKIGATLVHNTRIIRDGQIHMAHLSIIGSHSTNGVAKLHSDLLKDVELHDFYEIYPERFNNKTNGIADRRWIQISNERLSGVLDETIGTSWRHDLNDLVKLEVYKDDESVLECLQAAKYDDKLRLAALIKERNGIVVNPDAIFDVQVKRLHAYKRQLLNVLHILKLYFDLKDEPELDVVPRVFIFGAKAAPGYHYAKSIIKAINEIANMINNDKTIADKIKVVFMENYNVSLAELIIPAANVGEQISLASKEASGTSNMKFMLNGALTMGTLDGANIEIFEAAGEGNNFVFGLTKDEVYEYYRNGNYNARDIYEQNPIVHRILDAFIDGTIPNISMEGPEIFDSLTTYNDEYFVLRDFNDYVRAQKELETLYRDKKAWTQASLMNIANVGRFSSDRTVKEYADDIWHIKAKK, from the coding sequence TTGAAACTTTCTAAAAAACAATTTAAGCAAGATTTTGAAGAAAGATTGACTTCAAAGTTTGCGACTGACATTACAAAAGCTGGAAGTCAGGAAAAGTACGCAGCGCTTGCATCTGTTGTAAAGCATTACTATACAAAGATTTGGGCAGATGATAACGAATATAAAGATGAAACGGGCAAGAAACAAGCTTATTATTTCTCTATCGAATTTTTACCAGGGAAAATGTTGAAATCAAACTTGCTCAATCTTGGTATTTTGAATACGGTGAGAGAAGCTCTTGCTGAACTTGGAATCAATCTTGATGAAGTTGCAGAATCAGAACCAGATATGGCGATTGGTAATGGAGGACTTGGACGATTAGCAAGTTGTTTCATGGATTCACTCGCATCTACAGGATTACCTGCTAATGGAAATGGAATTCGCTATCGTTATGGTCTTTTCAAACAAAAGATTATTGATGGTTATCAAGTAGAGCTGCCAGATTCATGGTTGAATAATGGGAATCCTTGGGAAGTTCGCAGAGCTGATAAAGCTGTTGAGGTAAGATTTGGTGGAGAAGTATGGCTTGAAGATGATGGTAAGGGAAATTTGTTGCCTCATTATAAAAATCAAGAGCGCGTGCTTGCTGTACCTTATGATACACCAATGGTTGGTTTTGAGAATACAACGGTTAACAATATGTGTTTGTGGCGTTCTGAAGTTCCGCAAGATTTGGACCCTAAATTTCAAAATCTGGAATATATGCGACAAACTTCAATGTTATCTGCTGAATTATATCCTGACGACTCGAATTATGATGGACGTCTGCTGCGCTTAAAACAGGAATATTTCTTTGTTTCAGCAGGCTTGCAAAGAATTATGCGCCATTATAAATCAACGCACAAAAAAGACGTACGCAATATTGCAGATTATATCGCAGTTCATATCAACGATACACATCCAGCACTTTGTGTGCCTGAATTCATGCGTATTTTGGTAGATGAATATGGAGTGGGTTGGAATCGTGCTTGGGATACTACAGTGAAGGTAATGTCTTATACCAATCACACGATTTTGTCTGAAGCATTGGAAAAATGGCCTGAAGATATGGTAAAACATCTTTTGCCACGTATTTATCAAATTATTGTGGAAATTGACCGTCGTCGTACGGCTGAGCTTCTTCCTAAAATCGGTGCCACTTTGGTTCATAATACACGTATTATCAGGGATGGACAAATTCACATGGCTCATCTCTCCATCATTGGTTCTCATTCGACAAATGGAGTGGCAAAACTCCACTCAGACTTGTTAAAAGATGTGGAATTGCATGATTTCTATGAAATTTACCCAGAACGTTTCAATAATAAAACAAACGGTATAGCAGACCGCCGTTGGATTCAGATTTCTAATGAGCGCTTGTCTGGTGTACTTGATGAAACAATCGGTACGTCTTGGCGTCATGATTTGAATGATTTGGTTAAACTTGAAGTTTACAAAGATGATGAATCAGTTTTGGAATGTTTGCAAGCGGCAAAATATGATGACAAGTTACGTTTGGCAGCTTTGATTAAGGAGCGCAATGGAATTGTTGTGAACCCTGATGCGATTTTTGATGTGCAAGTTAAACGACTTCACGCTTATAAGCGACAATTATTGAATGTTTTACATATTCTTAAATTATATTTTGATCTTAAAGATGAACCTGAGCTGGATGTTGTGCCACGTGTATTCATTTTTGGTGCAAAAGCTGCACCTGGATATCATTATGCAAAATCAATAATTAAGGCCATTAATGAGATTGCCAATATGATTAATAATGATAAAACGATTGCTGATAAGATTAAAGTTGTTTTTATGGAAAACTACAATGTTAGCCTTGCTGAGTTGATTATTCCTGCTGCAAATGTAGGGGAACAGATTTCTCTTGCTTCAAAAGAAGCCTCTGGAACATCAAATATGAAGTTCATGCTGAATGGGGCATTGACAATGGGGACATTGGATGGTGCAAATATTGAGATTTTTGAGGCTGCAGGTGAAGGAAATAACTTTGTGTTTGGATTGACCAAGGACGAGGTTTATGAATATTATCGCAATGGAAATTATAATGCGCGAGATATTTATGAACAAAATCCGATTGTTCATCGTATTTTGGATGCGTTCATTGATGGTACCATCCCAAATATCAGTATGGAAGGTCCTGAGATTTTTGACTCACTTACAACATACAATGATGAATATTTTGTTTTGCGTGACTTTAATGATTATGTTCGTGCCCAAAAGGAGCTTGAAACACTTTATCGTGATAAAAAAGCTTGGACTCAAGCAAGTCTGATGAACATTGCAAATGTTGGACGTTTCAGCTCTGACCGTACAGTAAAAGAATACGCAGATGACATCTGGCATATTAAAGCTAAAAAGTAA
- a CDS encoding glucose-1-phosphate adenylyltransferase: MGIEMLGLILAGGQGTRLGKLTKDVAKPAVPFGGRYRIIDFALSNCANSNVKNVGVITQYQPLALNAHIGNGAPWGLNGVNSGVTILQPYSSQEGSKWFEGTSHAVYQNIAYIDQQNPEYVLILSGDHIYKMDYEAMLESHKERGASLTVSVMEVPIEEASRFGIMNTDENDRIIEFEEKPKEPKSNLASMGIYIFNWQRLREVLVNGYAKGNPMEDFGGDVIPAYIEAGENVFAYRFKGYWKDVGTIDSLHQSNMEFLDILNNELDITDKSWRIYSRNDISAPQFITDKADVKDALVGDGCYVNGAVHHSILSQNVHVQEGTTIEDSFIMSGTFIGENVVIKNAIIGENAKIGDNVEIIGENEVAVIGHGEVKGENKNEQ; the protein is encoded by the coding sequence GTTTGGTGGACGTTATCGTATTATTGATTTTGCTCTTTCAAATTGTGCAAATTCAAATGTGAAAAATGTAGGTGTTATCACACAGTACCAACCTCTTGCATTAAATGCACATATCGGAAATGGAGCACCGTGGGGATTAAATGGTGTAAATAGTGGAGTTACAATTCTTCAACCTTATTCTTCACAAGAAGGTTCCAAATGGTTTGAAGGAACTTCGCACGCAGTTTATCAAAACATTGCATACATTGACCAACAAAATCCTGAATATGTTCTCATTCTTTCTGGGGACCATATTTATAAAATGGATTATGAAGCAATGCTTGAAAGCCATAAGGAACGTGGAGCGAGTTTGACAGTGTCAGTCATGGAGGTGCCAATCGAGGAAGCGAGTCGTTTTGGTATTATGAATACAGACGAAAATGACCGTATTATTGAGTTTGAGGAAAAGCCAAAGGAACCAAAATCAAATCTAGCCTCAATGGGGATTTATATTTTCAACTGGCAACGTCTTCGTGAAGTTTTGGTTAATGGGTATGCAAAAGGAAATCCGATGGAAGATTTTGGTGGTGATGTCATTCCAGCTTATATTGAAGCTGGAGAAAATGTGTTTGCCTATCGGTTTAAAGGTTACTGGAAAGACGTTGGTACGATTGATTCACTCCATCAATCCAATATGGAATTTCTTGATATTCTCAATAATGAACTGGATATTACAGACAAATCGTGGCGGATTTACTCACGAAATGATATTTCGGCACCGCAGTTTATAACAGATAAAGCAGATGTTAAGGATGCATTAGTAGGGGATGGTTGTTACGTCAATGGTGCGGTTCATCACTCTATCTTATCTCAAAATGTGCATGTTCAAGAAGGGACAACGATTGAAGATAGTTTTATCATGTCAGGGACATTTATCGGTGAAAATGTAGTGATTAAAAATGCAATTATCGGCGAAAATGCAAAAATTGGTGATAATGTGGAAATCATTGGGGAAAACGAAGTTGCGGTGATTGGTCACGGAGAAGTGAAAGGGGAAAATAAAAATGAACAATAG